Genomic window (Sphingomonas sp. S1-29):
GCGCTGGTCGCGATCGAGCGTCTCGACATGGATGTTCTTGAACAGGAAGGTGCCCGCCGACGGCACGTCGAGGCAGCCCAGGATGTTCATCGTCGTCGACTTGCCCGACCCCGACGGCCCCATCACCGCGACGAAATCGCCCTGTTCGATGTCGAGATCGACCCCTTTCAGCGCCTGGAACGCGGTGGGGCCTTCGCCATAGACCTTGGTGACGCCGCGCAGCGTGATGATCGGCTGGGCTGCCATGACTAGCTCGCCGGGCGGGCGCGCTGGCCGCCCTTGGCCTGGCCGCCCTTGGCTTGCCCGCCCGATCCTTCGGCCGCGAGTTGGCCGGTGATCACTTGTGCGCCGGCGCGCAGGTTGCCGCCGATGACTTCGGTGACTTGGCCGTCGCTTTCGCCGACGCGGATCTGCACCGGTTGCGGCTCGCCATCCTCGCCGACGATGTAGATCGTCTGTTCGGAGCCGCGGCCGATCGATGCGGTGCGCTCGGGGCGCCCGCCACCGCGGCGCCCGCGGGGCACGATCGCGCTGGCCAGGCCGCCACCCTTGCTCGCATCGGCCCCCGCCGCCGTGGGGCGGAAGCGCAGCGCGGCGTTGGGGACCAGCAGCACGTTGTCGCGCTCGGTGGTGACGATTTCGGCGGTCGCGGTCATGCCGGGACGCAGGCGAAGCTCGGGATTCTCGACCGTGAGGATCGCGGCGTAGGATACGACCTGCCCGGTCGTGGTGGTCGTGGTGGTCGACGACGACGCTTCCTGCGCCGACAGGTTCGACCCGACATCGACGCGAGTGATCGTCGCGTTGAAGCTTTCGCCGGGGAAGGCGTCGACCGCGAAGGTGGCGCGCTGGCCGTTGCGTACCGATCCGACATCGGCTTCATCGATCGCGACTTCGAGCTCCATCTGGCTGAGGTCCTCGGCGATCACGAACAGCGTGGGGGTGTTGAACGAGGCCGCGACGGTTTGGCCGGGATCGACCTGGCGCGCGAGCACCACGCCGTTGACCGGCGAGCGGATGATCGCGCGCTCGCGCTGCGTCTGGCTCGACGACAATTGCGCGCGCGCTGCGGTGACATTGGCTTCGGCGGTGCGGACCCCGGCGACCGCGCGCGCGGCGGCGGCGCGGGCGGTGTCGAGCTCGGTCTTGGCGGGAACGCGCCCGCCCGACAGCCGGCTGACCTCCTCGAAGCGGCCGAGCGTCGCGCGCGCTTCCTGCAAGGTCGCCTCGGCTTGCTGTACCGCCGCCTGCTGTGCCGCGAGCTGTGCCTGGTTCTGGCGGATCTGGTCGTCGAGCTGTTCGGGATCGATCAGCGCGAGCGATTGGCCGGCGCGGACGCGATCATTGACGTCGACCACCACCTGGGTGACCAGCCCCGACAGCTGCGACCCGACGGTGACCTGATTGGTCGGCGCGAGCTTGCCGGTGGCCGAGACGGTCACCTGCAGCTTGCCCTGGCGCACCGGGGCGGCGGC
Coding sequences:
- a CDS encoding efflux RND transporter periplasmic adaptor subunit, whose protein sequence is MADAQSPDLDAFLGTKTQPKWKTYAKWALVALGIVLLVLAAMRFLAPAEKQGYAAAPVRQGKLQVTVSATGKLAPTNQVTVGSQLSGLVTQVVVDVNDRVRAGQSLALIDPEQLDDQIRQNQAQLAAQQAAVQQAEATLQEARATLGRFEEVSRLSGGRVPAKTELDTARAAAARAVAGVRTAEANVTAARAQLSSSQTQRERAIIRSPVNGVVLARQVDPGQTVAASFNTPTLFVIAEDLSQMELEVAIDEADVGSVRNGQRATFAVDAFPGESFNATITRVDVGSNLSAQEASSSTTTTTTTGQVVSYAAILTVENPELRLRPGMTATAEIVTTERDNVLLVPNAALRFRPTAAGADASKGGGLASAIVPRGRRGGGRPERTASIGRGSEQTIYIVGEDGEPQPVQIRVGESDGQVTEVIGGNLRAGAQVITGQLAAEGSGGQAKGGQAKGGQRARPAS